GGGCGGTATTGACCAAGTTCCCGCTAAACAAATAGTTGCCGTTGCCATCTGTCGCATTGGCGTAGCCCGTCAGCTCCGCTATGCCCTCGCCTACAGTCTTTTGAATTTGCTGCAGCTCAGACGGAGACAAAGAGCCGTTGCCGGCATAGATGGCCTGGCTCTTCATCGAGGCCATCAATTTGACCGCATTTTGCACCGCATTGTCAGACAGCGACAGCCAGGAGTCCACAGCCTGGGTATTTTTCCCATATTGATCATTCTGACCGCTAGATGAGGAAAGCAGCTCAATCCGGGTCGCAGCGACGGGATCATCCGCCGGCGTCACCACCCGCTTCCCAGTATCAATCTGCATATTCAGCTGGTTCAAATCCAGCTGCAGCGCCGACATATTATTGACGCCAGCCGAGTACAGCGTGTTTGTACTAATCCGCATGTTCTAACTCCTTCGCCGCATCAGGACAGGGCGTTCAGAATGGTGCTGAACGTGCTCTGAGCAATCTGTATCACCTTGCTGCACGCCTGGTAAGACTGCTGATACTTAATCAAGTTCGCCGCCTCTTGGTCCAGGTTCACGCCGGAAGCATTGGAGTTGTTGGTTTGCGCTTGCTGCAAGGCTGTCTGCGATGTCTGATACTGCAAATTCACCGTACTAGTTGTACTACCCACCGACGCGACCATGGTCGAGTAATAGCCTTGATACGATTGGCCATTAACCAAATTGATATTCTGCTGGGCAGTCAGTTGGCGCAAATTATTGCCATCGCCAGACTGCGCAGTGCTGGTTGCCTGGCCTACGGTGAAAGTCTGGCCATTCGCCGGGTTGCCGGAGAGCTGGAAGCCTATGCCTAAATCCTGAGCCGGATTGGCCGTGGTTTGAATTTTATAGGCATTCGGCAAGTTAGGATCGACCACTACATTATAGGGCCCGCCCGCCGCCGAGCCACCTGCGATGGTGGCCGTCATAGTCACCGGATTGGTGGCGGATGCGCTTATCGTCATATTGGTCATGCCAATCGACGGGTGCGTCGCCGCTGTGGTCAGCACAGGCGGCGTCTGATTCATCTGGGTCGATACGCTGCCCGGAATCGTAGACCAGACACCGCTCATCGTGACGCCTGTGCCGCCCGCCCCGCCCGTCGGCGCAAGATTGGAAGCGCACGCCAGGGCAGTCGGATCGGACATCACCACGGCGAATTGGCCGGCGGCATACTGCGGCTTGCTCGCATACGCGGATAGATCTTGGAAAATCGGCACTGTCGCGCCCGTCGCCACATTGCCCTTCAAGTCCATGCCTACCGAGTTCTGGTAGTTCATCGCCGCGGAAAAGTTGATCGCCAGCGAGCCCAATTGATTTTGGGTCTGAGACAACTGGCCGTCGCGGAAATTAAGCAAACCGGTCAGCTGCCCGCCATTGAACAGATTATCAGGCAGCGGCGTAAGCGTATTATTGGGGCCGGCAAGATTGAGCAGATAATTGCTCGGATTATTGGGGTCTTGCTGTGTTTGCAGGGCGTAAGTGCTGGTCCCGACCACCAAAGGCTGGCCGCCGGCGATGCTGATATTGTAAGACCCATCGCTATTTTTCGAGACCGAGGCGCCCACCAGCTGATTCAGCTGCGTGACGGCCTGGTCGCGCTGATCCAGCAGCGTATTCGGCTGCGAGCCGTTAGGGTTCCCGCCTGTAGCCGCGCCGATTTGCTGATTCAAGGCGGCGATTTGCTGCGCAATCGAATTGATGCTCTGGGCTGTGCTCTGAATTTGGCCATTCACGCCCTGCTGGATCTGCACCAATTGCGAATTCATCGACGTCATCGTCGTAGCCAGGTTTTGCGCCATGCCCAGAACGGTCTGGCGGCTGGACACCGAGTTAGGCTGCTGCGTCAGCGTCTGCATCGCGCTGAAAAAATTCTGGATCGCAGGACTCACGCTTTGCGTGGTGTTCTGGATCATATTGGAAATTTGCTGCAACTGCTGATATTGAGTCGAGTAGTTGCTGTTGGCCGCCTGGGTGGTTTGCACCTGGCTGGTCAAATACTGGTTGTAGGTACGCAGCACACTGGTGGCGTCGACGCCCTGGCCAAGATAGCCAAAACCCGCGTTAACCGGCGTGCGGGATGCCTGCGTCATGTACTCGGCATTGTAACCGGCAGTATTGACATTGGATATATTGTTGCCGGTTATGGATAGGGCATTCTGAGCGGCATTCAAACCGCTCAAGCCGATACTAAATACATCCGCGCCGATGATAGACATGATTAAGCTCCCTCAACCTTTATCGACCGCCCCCGCCAAACCTTGATCAGGTCCTGGCCACTTGCTGCGCCAAACTGGCCGCCACATCCACCAGCTTGCGCGCGTAGCGCGGGTCAGTTGCATAACCGCCGCTCTGCAACCCTTGGGCGAAACCATACATGTTCTGCCCTTGGTTCAGAACGTTCTTGTAACGAGGAGAGGATTTGAGCACCTTGGCATAGTCGGCAAACGCTTCCGCGTATGATCCATATGAGCGGAATGTCTCCTGCCTTTTCTGCGCCACGCCGCCCACATATTCAGTGGTCATCACCGTCGTGGTTTTACCCTGCCAATCGCCGCCAGCCTTGATGCCGAATAAGTTATGGCTATCCGATCCATCCGGATTGCGGATGGCGCGCTTGCCCCAACCGCTCTCCAGGGCCGCGTGCGCCACGACGCACTCCGGCGCCACCCCCAACTGCTGAGCGGCGGTGCGGGCA
The Chromobacterium sp. IIBBL 290-4 DNA segment above includes these coding regions:
- the flgK gene encoding flagellar hook-associated protein FlgK, giving the protein MSIIGADVFSIGLSGLNAAQNALSITGNNISNVNTAGYNAEYMTQASRTPVNAGFGYLGQGVDATSVLRTYNQYLTSQVQTTQAANSNYSTQYQQLQQISNMIQNTTQSVSPAIQNFFSAMQTLTQQPNSVSSRQTVLGMAQNLATTMTSMNSQLVQIQQGVNGQIQSTAQSINSIAQQIAALNQQIGAATGGNPNGSQPNTLLDQRDQAVTQLNQLVGASVSKNSDGSYNISIAGGQPLVVGTSTYALQTQQDPNNPSNYLLNLAGPNNTLTPLPDNLFNGGQLTGLLNFRDGQLSQTQNQLGSLAINFSAAMNYQNSVGMDLKGNVATGATVPIFQDLSAYASKPQYAAGQFAVVMSDPTALACASNLAPTGGAGGTGVTMSGVWSTIPGSVSTQMNQTPPVLTTAATHPSIGMTNMTISASATNPVTMTATIAGGSAAGGPYNVVVDPNLPNAYKIQTTANPAQDLGIGFQLSGNPANGQTFTVGQATSTAQSGDGNNLRQLTAQQNINLVNGQSYQGYYSTMVASVGSTTSTVNLQYQTSQTALQQAQTNNSNASGVNLDQEAANLIKYQQSYQACSKVIQIAQSTFSTILNALS